In one Lolium rigidum isolate FL_2022 chromosome 3, APGP_CSIRO_Lrig_0.1, whole genome shotgun sequence genomic region, the following are encoded:
- the LOC124704567 gene encoding B3 domain-containing protein Os03g0120900-like, whose protein sequence is MEFTAIRASTAAAAGAAEHGQDRIGGGCPSPDQPAAAVEKEHMFDKVVTPSDVGKLNRLVIPKQHAEKYFPLDASSTDKGLLLSFEDRAGKPWRFRYSYWNSSQSYVMTKGWSRFVKEKRLDAGDTVSFGRGVGEAARDRLFIDWRRRPDVVAAPLLAHHRAHFAIPSVPYAPWTTHHPVGGGRMFMQAPSPVSVYEYDAHHHHTRRHVGYDGYEAASGRQVLFYRPQQQYHHHQSVVLESVPVRLAVAPGQPEPSVATSGSKRVRLFGVNLECATSTTEDDFGGPGRMAPPSLQLLSPASSTSSSSGKARCSLNLDL, encoded by the coding sequence ATGGAGTTCACCGCAATCAGGGcctccacggcggcggcggctggtgcTGCCGAGCACGGGCAAGACAGGATCGGCGGAGGATGCCCGTCGCCGGatcagccggcggcggcggtggagaaggAGCACATGTTCGACAAGGTGGTGACGCCGAGCGACGTGGGGAAGCTGAACAGGCTGGTGATCCCGAAGCAGCACGCGGAGAAGTACTTCCCGCTCGACGCCTCCTCCACCGACAAGGGCCTCCTGCTTAGCTTCGAGGACCGCGCCGGCAAGCCGTGGCGGTTCCGATACTCCTACTGGAACAGCAGCCAGAGCTACGTCATGACTAAGGGCTGGAGCCGCTTCGTCAAGGAGAAGCGCCTCGACGCCGGGGACACCGTCTCCTTCGGCCGCGGCGTCGGGGAGGCCGCGAGGGACAGGCTCTTCATCGACTGGCGCCGCCGCCCCGATGTCGTCGCCGCGCCGTTGCTCGCGCACCACCGCGCCCACTTCGCCATCCCCTCCGTGCCCTACGCGCCGTGGACCACGCACCACCCAGTTGGAGGAGGCAGGATGTTCATGCAGGCGCCTTCGCCAGTGTCCGTCTACGAGTACGacgcccaccaccaccacacccggcGACACGTCGGGTACGATGGTTACGAGGCGGCGTCCGGCAGGCAGGTGCTGTTCTACCGGCCGCAGCagcaataccaccaccaccagtcGGTGGTCCTGGAGTCAGTTCCGGTTCGCCTGGCGGTAGCTCCGGGGCAGCCGGAGCCGTCGGTGGCGACGTCGGGGTCGAAGCGGGTCAGGCTCTTCGGGGTGAACCTCGAGTGCGCGACGAGCACCACCGAGGACGATTTCGGAGGCCCCGGGAGGATGGCGCCGCCGTCGCTGCAGCTGCTGTCGCCGGCGtcctcgacgtcgtcgtcgtccgggAAAGCGAGGTGCTCTTTGAATCTTGACTTGTGA